A window of Candidatus Eisenbacteria bacterium contains these coding sequences:
- a CDS encoding T9SS type A sorting domain-containing protein: MRAVVCIAAFLSLFSAGVTANDAVQTDWCAGGVEPGPVHSWGAGFAASSDISWRSIPGQLALSSVLLSTPQMTPVRPPLTCVYGIYSFDFDHDGDMDIFGTTDTAAKVILWINQGTHPVTWVEQIIDDDFEGGTAVHPADFDMDGDIDLVGTAQTPGNKLAWWRNDGGDPIVWTKFIIDYSLWVPCNVFVADLDGDEDPDVISTSWTSQFIGWWRNDGGDPIVWTRLMIGPGFSGAHSAFGGDVDNDGDIDVVGTAANHNEVSLFFNEGGDPIVWSEQLISNTMTGCRYATFGDIDNDGLLDIVAAAWDGQLHWWKNGGDDPITWTLNGIDVECYGGHYTYIADIDGDGFLDVVAVGALVNAIYWYQNSGTESVTWTKHILTETYPSALTAFPADVDGDGSLEIIGSAHTSGEINWWKVTEFKPAGELQSSVLDLYSDPLAADIDWTIKEPAGTDLSFQVRSSDDPGDLGDWSAAISSPGDLTEMMDRYFQYKVLLQTTDPALSPVLEDFSIHWDLPADVRGENSSRSDSIQWHVPNPLRARSPIDVTILKDQSLRLDIIDARGRLQKTMADRSFRAGRHQIQLPKLASGVYFCLIDNGIERWSRRLVVVE; the protein is encoded by the coding sequence ATGCGCGCGGTTGTATGCATTGCCGCATTCCTATCTTTGTTCTCTGCCGGTGTGACGGCGAATGATGCCGTACAGACGGATTGGTGCGCCGGTGGCGTGGAACCGGGTCCTGTTCATAGCTGGGGCGCGGGTTTTGCGGCATCGTCGGACATTTCCTGGCGGTCCATACCCGGCCAGCTTGCCCTCTCATCAGTACTGCTTTCAACACCTCAGATGACACCGGTTCGTCCTCCCTTGACCTGTGTCTATGGGATTTACTCGTTTGATTTTGACCATGACGGCGATATGGATATTTTTGGAACAACAGACACCGCTGCGAAAGTCATCCTCTGGATCAATCAGGGCACACATCCGGTGACCTGGGTTGAGCAGATCATCGACGATGATTTCGAGGGCGGGACGGCGGTTCATCCCGCTGATTTTGATATGGACGGCGATATTGATCTTGTGGGTACGGCGCAGACCCCGGGCAACAAGTTGGCTTGGTGGCGAAACGATGGCGGGGATCCGATTGTTTGGACGAAATTCATAATCGATTATTCTCTGTGGGTTCCCTGCAACGTCTTTGTCGCCGATCTGGATGGGGATGAAGATCCGGATGTGATCAGTACATCATGGACAAGCCAGTTTATCGGATGGTGGCGGAACGACGGCGGCGATCCGATTGTCTGGACCCGTCTCATGATCGGCCCGGGCTTTAGTGGAGCCCACTCGGCGTTCGGCGGCGATGTGGATAATGACGGGGACATTGATGTTGTCGGCACCGCGGCCAATCACAACGAGGTCTCGCTCTTCTTCAATGAAGGCGGCGATCCCATTGTCTGGAGCGAGCAGCTTATCAGCAACACCATGACGGGCTGCCGTTACGCCACTTTCGGCGATATTGATAATGACGGTCTTCTTGATATTGTCGCCGCCGCTTGGGACGGCCAGCTTCATTGGTGGAAAAATGGAGGGGATGATCCGATCACCTGGACGCTGAATGGCATAGATGTCGAATGTTATGGAGGACATTATACATACATCGCGGACATCGATGGTGATGGTTTCCTGGATGTCGTGGCGGTGGGCGCCCTTGTGAATGCCATCTATTGGTACCAGAACAGCGGCACTGAATCGGTTACATGGACCAAACATATCCTGACGGAAACGTACCCCTCGGCTCTGACGGCCTTCCCGGCGGATGTCGACGGAGATGGATCCCTTGAAATCATTGGATCGGCGCATACTTCCGGAGAAATCAATTGGTGGAAGGTCACCGAATTCAAGCCTGCCGGTGAGCTGCAGAGTTCTGTTCTGGATCTCTACAGCGATCCGCTCGCGGCCGATATCGATTGGACAATCAAGGAACCGGCCGGCACCGATCTAAGTTTCCAGGTAAGAAGTTCAGATGATCCGGGAGATTTGGGGGATTGGTCGGCCGCCATCAGTAGCCCGGGGGATCTGACGGAAATGATGGATCGGTACTTCCAGTACAAGGTTCTTCTGCAGACAACCGACCCCGCATTGTCCCCCGTGCTGGAGGATTTTTCGATTCACTGGGACCTTCCAGCGGATGTTCGGGGGGAAAATTCTTCCCGATCAGACTCGATTCAATGGCATGTCCCCAATCCGCTGCGCGCCCGATCGCCTATCGATGTTACAATTCTAAAAGATCAATCCCTGCGTCTGGATATCATTGACGCCCGCGGGCGTCTCCAAAAAACAATGGCTGACCGAAGCTTCAGGGCCGGCCGCCACCAAATCCAGTTGCCGAAACTGGCGTCGGGCGTCTATTTCTGCCTCATCGACAATGGGATTGAACGATGGAGCCGCCGCCTCGTCGTCGTTGAATAA